GATGTATCTGCAAATTTATTATTTAATGAAAAATTTAGAATAGGTTTAGGTTGGAGATGGGATGACTCTATAAGTGCTCTTTTAGGTTTTCAAGTTTCTGATGAATTACTTATTGGTTATTCATATGACTTAACAACTTCTAATTATAATGTAACAAATACAGGAACACATGAAATTATGTTACAGTATCAACTCTTAAGAGATATAAAATATAGATCCCCTAGATTTTTCTAAAAAAACACATTCAATGAATTTTAAAAAGATGATATTACTAATACTATTAGTAATAACAGTAAAAAGTTACGGGCAAAAACAGAAGGTTGCAGATCGATATTTTGAAGAATTTTCATACTTACAATCAGCTAAACTATACAAAGCCTTAATAGAAAAAAAAGCTGATAGTTCTAAACATATTTTAAGTCGTTTAGCAGAATCGTATTATAATAATGCTGATACAGAAGAAGCAGAGTTTTGGTACAAAGAGTTATTATTTAAGTATAAAAAAGATTTAGAAGATAAACATTTATTTAAATATGCTCAAGTATTAAGAAGTAATGGTAAATATAAAAAATCAGATTCTATTTTTTTAGAATTAACTTCTTCAGACAAAAATAATAGAAAAGAAGAATTAAAAAGAGAAAATTATTTATCAGATTTTTCTAATAATAAGGCACGTATTGGGGTTCGAAATTTAGCAATTAATACAGAGTATTCTGATTTCGGAGGATTTATACTCAATGGAAAATCTTATTATACTTCAGCAGTTCCAAAGGGTGTAAAAAAAGAACGTATTTATAAATGGAACAATCAACCTTTTTTAAATATTTATAAAGCTGATGAGGATATTAAAAGCTTAGAAGAAAATGAAAAAGATACTGTTTTAACTTTGGTTAACCACCGTTTAATAGAAATACCTATTACTTCAGAGTTTCACGAGTCTACACCTGTTTTTACAAAAGATGGAAAAACTATTTATTTTACACGAAATAATGTAAATGGAAAAAAGGTAAAGAGGGATAAGAAAAATACATCAAATTTAAAAATTTTTAAAGCAAGTTTTGTAAACGGTTATTGGGTTAATGTAACAGAATTACCATTTAATAATGATGAGTACTCTGTTGGGCACCCTGCTTTAAGTTTAGATGAAAAAACGTTATATTTTGTATCTAATATGCCTGGAGGTTTTGGAAGTACAGATATTTATAAAGTTTCTGTTGAAGAGGGTAATAATTATGGAACTCCTGTAAATTTAGGAAAAACAATAAATACTTCAGATAAAGAAATGTTTCCTTTTATAGGGGCTGATAGTACTTTGTATTTCTCATCAAACGGACATTTAGGATTAGGGCTTTTAGATATTTTTAAATCAAAAATAAATAAAGATTCAATATTCTCAATCCCTAAAAATATGGGGCATCCGTTTAATAGTAAAAGAGACGATTTTTCATTTTATATAAATGAAGAAGGTAAAAAAGGTTTCTTTTCTTCAAATAGAAAAAATGGAAAAGGTGATGACGATATTTATAGTTTCTATTTATATACCGAACTAAAAATATGTACTCAGTCAATTGAAGGAGTAGTTAGAGCTACTAAAACTAACAAACCAATCGACGGAGCACTTGTAAAGCTATTTAATAGCAAAGGAGAAATTCAGAAAGAAGCAATATCAGATAGCAATGGAAAGTATTTATTTAAAGAAGTTTTATGCGATAATACGTATACTGTTTTTGCAAGTAAATTAGATCATAAATCAACTAGTAAAAAGAAGGTTAATGTTATTAGAGAAAAAATTACTAAAGCAGATTTAGAATTGATCCCTTTAATTATAGGTAATCAAATAGTAATTAACCCTATATTTTTTGACTTCAATAAATCAGTTATTAGAGCCGATGCTGAATATGAATTAGAGAATATTGTAACTGTCATGAATAACCACCCAGAGATAGTTATTAGAATAGAATCTCATACTGATAGTAGAGGACGTAGTAATTACAACAGAATATTATCTGATAAGAGAGCAAAAGCTACTAGAGATTACATATTATTAAGAGGTATTTCTAAAAAGAGAATTAAAGAAGCTGTAGGATACGGTGAAGATAGATTACTTAATGATTGTACTAATGCTAATAAAAATAAGTGTACAGAAGAAGAGCATCAAAAAAATAGGAGGTCTTATTTTTATATTGTTGGGGGTGAAAAGAGTATTAAAGTAAGACAAGAAGCTGAAAAAAAAGCACAAAGAAAGCTAAGTAAAAGAAATAATTTTTTACTCTTTTTAAGAAAAAACTTTAAGAAGAGAAGAAAGAATAGTAGTGCAACTGAAAAATGTATTATTGGAGAAGAAGAAAAGTGTGATAAAAAGAAAATAATTTACGGAAACTAATTTAAGTCAAATATGGTGTTTTGTAAAAGGGACACATACTATTCTGTAAATTTTCATATTTTAAAAACTAGGGTTAAATTATATAATTTAACCCTAGTTTTTTTGTTTCTCTTTTAACTTGGAAACTTATCTCGAATCTTATTTAAACTTAAATTATGAATACTTCCAATATGAGAATGCTTCTTTGAAGTATCTGGTTTGTATGTTCCATTTTCAACTTTAGCACCAATATTTTTATAAGCATCTCTATAGGTCATCCCGTTTTCTACCAATGTATTCATATTATCAACCGTAAATAAAAATTTGTATTTTTCATCATTTGGATTTACATCTTTAACAATAATTTGTTTGATTGAAAAATTAAAAATTTCTAAAATGTTTTTAACTTCTTCAAAAGCAGTAATCATATTTTCTTTTAATAATTGAAAATCTCTATGATAACCACTCGGTAAATTATTAGTAATTAAAATCATTTCAGTTTGCAATGCCTGTATTTTATTACATTTACCTCTAATCAATTCAAATACATCAGGATTCTTTTTATGTGGCATAATACTGCTTCCTGTAGTTAACTCATCTGGAAAGGAAATAAAGCCAAAATTTTGACTCATATACAAGCAGATATCCATCGAAAAACGAGCTAAAGTGTTACATAATCCTCCTAAAGCCGCTGCAATTGTTCGCTCGCTTTTTCCTCTGCTCATTTGAGCAGCAACGACATTGTATTTTAATGTAGAAAAATTTAATTCTTGGGTTGTAAAATCTCTATCAATCGGAAAAGAACTTCCATAACCAGCAGCAGAGCCTAAAGGGTTTTGATCTACCACTTTAAAAGCGGCCTCTAACAAATATACATCGTCTATTAATACTTCGGCATAAGCTGAAAACCATAAACCAAAAGAAGAAGGCATTGCTACTTGTAAATGTGTATAACCTGGTAATAAATTATCTTTGTATGTTTCTGATAAATCTAATAAAGTATTAAATAAAGTATTCGTTTGTTGAATTACGTCAGCTATGTTTTGTTTGTAATATAAATGTAAGGCAACTAAAACTTGGTCGTTTCTAGAACGGGCAGTGTGAATCTTCTTACCAACATCTCCATATTTTTTAGTTAATTCAAATTCTATTTTAGAATGTATATCTTCAAAATAATTTTCAATTTCAAACGTATTATTTTCAATTTGATGTTTCATTTCATCAAGCCCTTCTTCTAGTTTTTGTAATTCATCTGAATTGATTATTTCAATTTTATGCAACATTTTTGCATGTGCTAAAGATGCTTGCACATCGTATTTTGCTATATGCATGTCAATCTCTCTATCGTTTCCGACAGTAAACTGTTCTATTTTTTTGTCTATGGTTAATCCTTTATCCCAAAGTTTCATATTCTTTATGTTTTATTGTCAATGCGAGGCACGAAGCAATCTCATAATTAATTAAGAGATAACTTTTCTATACTTCTTCGTTATGACGATTACTTATTTTTTAAACAATTACTTTATTTAATAGATTGATATAAATTTTAATACCTTCTTTAATTTCATGTAAATAAATAAATTCATCTGCTGTATGAGAACGTGTACTATCACCAGGGCCCAATTTTAAAGAAGGACAACTTAATACAGACTGATCTGATAGGGTAGGAGAGCCATAAGTTTTTCTTCCTAAAGAAATTCCTGCTTTTATCAATTCATGATTAATCGGAATTGAAGAAGAGCTCAATTTAATTCCACGTGGTTCAATAGTATCACAAGGAGATTCTTGTTGTAGAATATTTACAATTTCTTGATTTGTATATTTATCATTAACACGCACATCAACAACTAGTTTTACTTCTGAAGGAATTGCATTATGTTGCTTACCTGCATTTATTTGTGTAACAGTCATTTTTACATCGCCTAAAGCATCAGATGATTTTTTAAACTGATAATTTTCAAACCACTTTAAAACATTAATACTATTATAAATGGCATTATTTGTATTAGGGTGTGCAGCATGACTTGGAGTACCTTTTACGATAGCATCAAAAACAACCAATCCTTTTTCTGCAACTGCTAAATTCATTAAAGTTGGTTCGCCAACAATAGCAACATCAATATTCGGAATGATAGATAGCATACTATTTAAACCATTATCACCACTACTTTCTTCTTCTGCAGACGCTACAATTACTAAATTATATGTTAGGTCTTTTTCATGATAAAAATGAGTGAAAGTAGCTAATAGTGAAACCAAACAGCCACCAGCATCATTACTTCCTAAGCCATATAGTTTTCCATCTTCAATAATTGCTTTAAAAGGATCTTTCGTATAACCATTATTAGGCTTCACGGTATCGTGATGTGAATTTAAAAGTAAGGTAGGTTTACTTTCATCATAATATCTATTAACAGCCCAAATATTATGTACGTTTCTTTTAAAAGGAATAGTATTGCTGATAAACCAGTTTTCTAAAAGCAATGCTGTTTGGTTCTCTTCTGATGAAAAAGAAGGCGTTTCTATTAAGTTTTTTAATAATTCGATCGCTTCAAGCGTTAATTCTTGTTGTGTTTTCATTAAGCTTGTATTGTTGTAAATTTTGAATTATGATTGTATAACATTTCTGATTTTCCGATACAAACTTTATGCACTTGCTGATTGATTGCATGGAAGCAATTATTCATTTTTGGTAACATTCCGTCTGCAATAATGTTCTTTGCCAATAATTCTTCATATTTTTTTGTAGTAATATTTTCTACTACAGAATCATCATTGTTTATATCTAATAAAACACCATTTTTTTCAAAACAGTAATACAATTCTGTTTGATATTTCTTAGCAAAACCAATGGCTAATTCTGAAGCAATTGTATCTGCATTAGTGTTTAATAATTGCCCATTATTATCATGAGTAATAGCGCAAAAAACAGGTGTAACGCCTATGTTTAATAATGTGTTTAAGACAGTAGTGTCTACATTAATTATATCGCCAGCAAATCCATAATCTATTTCTTTTACAGGTCTTTTTACTGAAAGAATTGTATTGCCATCAGCACCTGTAAAACCTACAGCATTGTTTGATTTTTGTTGTAAAGAAGCCACAATTGTTTTGTTGATTTTTCCTGCATATACCATCGTAATTATATCTAATGTTTCTGTGTTCGTTATTCTTCTGCCATCAACCATTTCAACTTTTACATTCATTTGTTGCGCTAGCTTTGTAGCTAACTTACCGCCACCATGTACTAATATTTTTGGAGCTTCAATTTTAGAAAACTCAATTAGGAAATTATCTAATGCTATTGGATTGTCTATAATATTTCCTCCTATTTTTATGATTTTTAATGTTTCCATATTTAAAATTTTATATCGTCAAGCTAAATTTGATTCAGCTTCTCATTATTCTATTTATGCGATTCTGAAATAAATTAAGAATGACGTTCTTTTTAAAGATTTTCTATTATTTTTTTTAGCACAATCTGAGCTGCGTACGTTCTGTTATTTGCCTCATGAATTACGACAGAATTTTTACTATCTAACACACTATCTTCAACTACCACATTTCTTCTTACAGGTAAACAATGCATAAACTTTGCTGTGCCTATTTTTTCTTTTGTAAGCATCCAATTCTGGTCTTGAGAAATAATTTCACCATAATCTGTGTAGCTACTCCAGTTTTTTACGTACACAAAATCAGCATTTCTAAGAGCTTCTTCTTGATTATGATTAATAGGCGTATTTCTTGTGATTTCAGGGTTCAGTTCATAACCTTTCGGATGCGTAATATAAAAATCAACAGCAGTTTTTTGCATCATTTTAACAAACGAATTAGCAACAGCATGAGGTAATGCTTTAGGATGCGGAGCCCAAGACAATACAACTTTTGGTTTTGGTTTTGTTTTTAACTCTTCAATGGTAATTGCATCTGTTAAAGCTTGTAAAGGATGCGCTGTTGAACTTTCCATATTTACAATCGGAACTGTTGCATATTTTATAAAGCTATTTAATATAAATTCAGATTCATCTTTTTCTTTATTTTTTAAGGATGAAAATGCTCTTATAGCTATAATGTCTGCGTATTGAGAAATTACTTGAGCAGCCTCCTTTACATGTTCAGATGAATTTAAATTCATAACTGTACCATCTTCAAATTCTAAATTCCAAGTATCATTAACATTTAATATCATTACTTGCATACCTAAATTTTTCGCTGCCTTTTCTGTACTTAACCTTGTTCTTAAGCTAGAATTGAAAAACAACATTACCAATGTTTTATGTTTTCCTAAATTTTCAAATAGAAAGGGGGTTTCTTTTAATTGAATTGCTTCTTGAATAATTTTAGAAACATTTTTTATATCGTTTATATTGGTATATTTTTTCATACTATAATTCTATAGGTCTCGACAAACTGCGTTTGCTACTTTCAATTAAAAAATATTTTAATTTCAGTAATGATCAATCAGACAAATCAATGTCTCCTCGAGTGCAGTCGAGAGGTTTTTAATTACTCAATTCCTTTTTTACGGCATCAAAAAACTGATCAACATGTTGTTTTTTGATTGTTAATGGAGGAAGAATCCTTAGTAAATTAGGATTTTTAGCACTTCCTGTAAAAATATGATGTTTAAAAATTAGTTCTTTTCTTAACGATGCAATTGGAAAATTAAATTCTATTCCAAGCATTAAACCTCTTCCTTTTATTTTTTTTATTGCTGGAATTTCTGCTGCTTTTTCAATAAAGTATTCAGAAATTAGGTTTACGTTTTTGAGTAAACGCTCTTCTTTTAAAACAGTTAAAACAGCTAAAGAAGCTACACAAGCTAAATGATTCCCACCAAAAGTAGTTCCTAATAAACCATAAGAAGCTTCAATTGAAGGATGAATTAAAATTCCGCCAATAGGAAAACCATTTCCCATTCCTTTTGCCATTGAGATAACATCTGGGGTAATATTATGCTTTTGAAAAGCAAAAAAATCACCTGTTCTTCCAAAACCAGATTGTACTTCATCTACTATAAACATTACTTTGTATTGTTTACATAATTTATCTAAGCCCTGATAGAAAGTAGTGGTACTTTCATCTAAACCTCCAACTCCTTGAATACATTCAATAATTACAGCACAAACATCTTCTTTTTGTAATGCTTTTTCTATAGATTGTAAATCACCTAACTCGAAAAATTCAACCTCTTGCTGTGCATTAATTGGAGCAACAATCTTAGTGTTATCTGTTGCAGCAACCGCAGCAGATGTTCTACCATGAAAACCATTTTTAAAAGCAATAATTTTCTTTTTATTGGTGTGAAAAGAAGCTAGTTTTAAGGCATTTTCATTTGCTTCAGCTCCTGAATTGCATAAAAACAATTGATAATCTTTACAATTAGATTGCTTTATTAACTCATCAGCTAATTTTGTTTGTAACGGATTTTGAATTGAGTTACTGTAGAAGCCCAAATTACTTACTTGATTACTGATATTCTTTACATATGTTGGGTGAGAATGTCCAATAGAAATAACAGCATGCCCTCCGTATAAGTCTAAATATTCTGTACCATTTTCATCATACACATTAATATCTTTTGCTTTTACGGGAGTAATATTAAATAGCGGATATACATTAAATAAACTCATAATTGCTCCGTTTTTATGGTGTTAATTTTATTATATGAGGTAACCATTCCTTGTATTAATGAAGAACTCAATCCTTGGTGTTCCATTTCATTCAGCCCTTCAATAGTACAGCCTTTAGGCGTTGTAACTTTATCTATTTCTTGTTCTGGATGATTTCTTGTTGTAATTAATAAGTTTGCAGCACCATCACAAGTATGCATGGCTAATTCTTGTGCTTCTTTGGCATCAAAACCTAATTGAATAGCAGCCTGAGTTGTTGCTCTTATCATCCGCATCCAAAAAGCAATTCCGCTTGCACAAACTACGGTTGCAGCTTGCATTTTAGATTCTGGAATAACAATAGAAGTACCTAGTCTGTTAAAAACAGCTTCGGCTACTTTTATTCTTTCCAATCCTTTGGTGTTTCCACACAAACAAGTCATCGATTTACCAACTGCAATTGCAGTATTAGGCATTGCTCTAATAATAAAATTATTTACTCCAACAATCTCTTCAATTTGAGTAATTGAAAAACCAGTAATGGTAGAAATAATAATGTGATTTTCTTTTAATAAAGGTTGAGTCTCATTTAAAACTTCTTTTAAATGCGCTGGTTGAACAGCTAAAATAATAATGTCTGAATTTTGAACAGCTTCTGAATTATTAGTTGTTAAACTAACATTTTTATACCCTTCAAACTCTTTAATGGTATCTAGTTTTCTTCTTGTTAAATACAAAGAAGTTATTGCATTGGTTGTTATTAATCCTTTTGCAATAGATTTACCTAAATTTCCGGTACCTATAATTGCTATTTTCATGTTTTTATTAGTTTTTAGTCATTACGAAAGAAGAATGATTGAAGTAATCTGTTTATAGGATTGCTTCGTTTCTCTTGAACTGACATTTCGTTTTCTAAAAATAAGTTGCTTTTAAATTCAGTCCAGCTGTTTCCTCAAACCCGAACATCAAATTCATGTTTTGTACTGCTTGTCCTGAAGCTCCTTTTAATAAATTATCAATAACACTTGTTACGAGTAATTTATTTTCATGTTTGTGTAAGTGAATTAAACACTTGTTGGTATTTACCACTTGCTTTAAATGTATTTCATTATCAGACACAAATGTGAATTTTGCTTCTTTATAATATGTTTTATAAAGTGTTTTTGCTTCTTCTAATGTTCCTTTGAAATAGGTGTAAGCCGTAGCGAAAATTCCTCTAGAAAAATCACCTCTATTTGGCATAAATACAATCTGAGAATCAAAACTAGTTTGTAAATTTTTTACAGATTGATTGATTTCACCTAAATGTTGATGCGTAAAAGGTTTGTAGTACGAAAAATTATTATCTCTCCAAGTAAAATGGGTTGTTGCAGATAAAGAAGTACCTGCACCAGTAGCACCTGTTACAGCATTTACATGTACATCTTTAGTAATTAAATTGGCACTAGCTAATGGAAGCAGTGCTAATTGAATAGCAGTAGCAAAACAGCCTGGGTTTGCAATATGTTTTGCATCTATAATAGCATTTTTTTGTAGCTCAGGTAAACCATAAACGAAGGTTTTTTCTTGAGAAATTTGCTCTTTCTTTAGTCTAAAATCATTTCCTAAATCGATAATTTTTGTAGCGTCAGAAAAAGTATTACTTTCTAAAAATTTCTTAGAATTTCCATGACCTAAACATAAGAACAACACGTTAACATTAGGATTAATTGTATTCGTAAAATTCAACTCTAAACTACCAATTAAATCTTGATGAATATTGCTTATTTTATTTCCTGCGTTTGAAGTACTAAACACAAAGTTTATTTCAACTCTTGAATGATGTATCAATAATCTAATTAATTCACCTGCTGTATAACCAGCTCCTCCAATAATTCCTGCTTGTATCATTTTTTAAGAATTAACTTGTTGATATATTTTGTTTTGATTACCAAGAATTTTAATGAATCCTTTAGCATCATTAGCTGTCCATGCTTTATTTTCTTCTCCATAACTCCCAAATTTTGCATTCATTAAATCATGCTTAGAAGCAATACCATCTAACTGAAAATGGTATGGTTTAAGCGTCACATACACATCACCTGTAACTTTTGATTGACTACTCTCTAAAAAAGCTTCCGTATCTCTCATTACAGGATCTAAATATTGACCTTCATGTAAATGCATTCCATAAAAACTAGAGAGATACTCTTTATGTTGTAGCTGCCATTTTGTGAGTGTATGTTTTTCTAATAAGTGATGTGCTTTGATTGTAATTAGAGCAGCCGCTGCTTCAAAACCAACTCTTCCTTTTATTCCTACAATGGTATCACCTACATGAATATCTCTACCAATAGCATATTTAGATGCTAATTCATTTAATTTTTGAATATTATTTTGTGGTGAATCAACTATAGCGTTCATAGCAATGAATTCTCCATTTTTAAAAGTCATTTTTACTTTTTCTTCTCCGTTCTTTTCTAGTTGAGACGGATATGCTTTTTCAGGTAATGCTTTAGCAGAAGTTAATGTTTCTTCTCCGCCAACACTTGTTCCCCATAAACCTTTATTTACTGAGTATTTTGCTTTTTCCCAAGACAAGTCAATCCCATTATCTTTTAAGTATTGTATTTCTTCTTGTCTAGATAGTTGTTGGTCTCTAATTGGTGTAATAATTTCAATTTCAGGAGCAATAGTTTGAAAAATCATATCAAAACGTACCTGATCATTTCCCGCTCCAGTACTTCCGTGAGCAATATATTTTGCATTAATACTTTTAGCATACTTTGCAATTTCTATTGCCTGAATAATCCTTTCTGCGCTTACAGATAAAGGATATGTATTGTTTTTTAATACATTTCCGTAGATTAAATATTTTACTACTTTTTGATAAAATGTAGCGACAGCATCAATATTCTGATAAGTAGTAACTCCCATTTTATAAGCATTTTTTTCAATATCTTGAATTTCGTTATCTGTAAATCCACCTGTATTTACGCTAACAGCATGAACTTCATATCCAGCTTTTGATAAACTAACGGCACAATATGATGTATCTAAACCTCCGCTGTATGCAATGACTAATTTTTTCATTTTTTATATTTTTTTAAGAAAAGGCTTTCTTTAATTCTCTTTAATCTTTGAAAAACTTTCTCTTTAATTTTTATTTTAGTGTTGTTTTTTTCTTTGATTGATGGATCGTATAACATTCCTGTACATAAACACATTTGTTGTTTTGTTCTTTGTAAAACATCATAGTTTTGACAGGTTTGACAGCCTTTCCAAAAAGATTGATCATTTGTTAATTCTGAAAAAGTAACTGGTTTATATCCTAAATCGCTATTCAATTTCATTACAGGTAAACCTGTTGTTATTGAAAAGACTTTGGCAAAAGGAAATTTTGTTCTCGAATGTTCAAAAACGGTTGCTTTTATTCTTTTAGCCAGCCCTTGTTTTCTGAAATTTGGATGTACAATTAAGCCTGAATTGGCAACAAATTTTCCATGCCCCCAAGATTCGATATAGCAAAACCCCGCGAATTTTTCATTCTCTAAAGCGATAACAGCATTGCCATTTTCTATTTTAGTTATGATATATTCAGGTGTACGCTTAGCAATCCCTGTACCTCTAACATTAGCAGACTCTGCAATAGTGTCACAGATAATTTTTGCGTATATACTATGTGATTTATTAGCAATAACAATTTCCATTGTTCTTGAATTTAAAGAATACCTATATGAATTTTATAAACACTTAAGTGTTTGATAGGTATTGTGTTATTTGAAATGAATTGATTTTTTGGAAAGAAGAACCGGACTCACCTAGGTTCAATAAATTAGATAGCACCCAAAGGGCGACGGCGGAAAATAGGGCGTACAACTGCGGGGCTATTCGAAAGAATAACTACAGATACTATTGATATGAATTTGAAATTGTACAAAGAATAAAAAATAAAAGTTACGTATAAAGAAATATTTGTTTGCTTTTAGCTGCGACGGCGAAAGCGAACAAATGTACTGGGAACAGTACTACGTATTTTATTTTTTTGTGTAATCATATTGCAAACATATAAAATAATTTTAAATTATTAGAAAATAATTTAGATTATTTAAAAAAATAATTTAATATTTGCCTATCGGTTTTTTATAAACGGAGATTAAAACAAAAAATGAATAAACAAATTTTAAATATTATTTCTATTGTAGTCATTGTAATTATTTTACAAGGATAAAGGAAGTATATTTAAAAAAAATAAATATTAAAAGGCTTCCTAAATTTTTAGGAAGCCTTTTTTGTTACAGCAAAATGAATAAAATTTATAACATAGTCATAGTCTTAATTATTGTCATTATTAGCTCACCACCGAGTTGATACAGATGTTTATTGCTATACAATAAAAAAACCTGTGTCAATTTTGACACAGGTTTTTTTTATACGTTGAATAGTATAGATGTTATTTTTTAAATTATTGATAATTAAGTATTTATGTGTTTTTGTTGTGAGATAGGCATCATTAAAATGAAAAGTAAATAGAATTAGTAAAGAAACAATAAAATAATTTTGAATATTAAAAAAGGAGAAGATGTATTATAACGAGGAAAGTGTGATTTTTTACGATGGAGAATTTATCAAAGCAAAAGATGCTACATCAAATCCATACAGTCAAAGCTTGCATTATGGTAATGGAGTATT
This genomic stretch from Tenacibaculum sp. Bg11-29 harbors:
- a CDS encoding GNAT family N-acetyltransferase encodes the protein MEIVIANKSHSIYAKIICDTIAESANVRGTGIAKRTPEYIITKIENGNAVIALENEKFAGFCYIESWGHGKFVANSGLIVHPNFRKQGLAKRIKATVFEHSRTKFPFAKVFSITTGLPVMKLNSDLGYKPVTFSELTNDQSFWKGCQTCQNYDVLQRTKQQMCLCTGMLYDPSIKEKNNTKIKIKEKVFQRLKRIKESLFLKKYKK
- the argC gene encoding N-acetyl-gamma-glutamyl-phosphate reductase, with translation MIQAGIIGGAGYTAGELIRLLIHHSRVEINFVFSTSNAGNKISNIHQDLIGSLELNFTNTINPNVNVLFLCLGHGNSKKFLESNTFSDATKIIDLGNDFRLKKEQISQEKTFVYGLPELQKNAIIDAKHIANPGCFATAIQLALLPLASANLITKDVHVNAVTGATGAGTSLSATTHFTWRDNNFSYYKPFTHQHLGEINQSVKNLQTSFDSQIVFMPNRGDFSRGIFATAYTYFKGTLEEAKTLYKTYYKEAKFTFVSDNEIHLKQVVNTNKCLIHLHKHENKLLVTSVIDNLLKGASGQAVQNMNLMFGFEETAGLNLKATYF
- a CDS encoding argininosuccinate synthase, giving the protein MKKLVIAYSGGLDTSYCAVSLSKAGYEVHAVSVNTGGFTDNEIQDIEKNAYKMGVTTYQNIDAVATFYQKVVKYLIYGNVLKNNTYPLSVSAERIIQAIEIAKYAKSINAKYIAHGSTGAGNDQVRFDMIFQTIAPEIEIITPIRDQQLSRQEEIQYLKDNGIDLSWEKAKYSVNKGLWGTSVGGEETLTSAKALPEKAYPSQLEKNGEEKVKMTFKNGEFIAMNAIVDSPQNNIQKLNELASKYAIGRDIHVGDTIVGIKGRVGFEAAAALITIKAHHLLEKHTLTKWQLQHKEYLSSFYGMHLHEGQYLDPVMRDTEAFLESSQSKVTGDVYVTLKPYHFQLDGIASKHDLMNAKFGSYGEENKAWTANDAKGFIKILGNQNKIYQQVNS